The following proteins come from a genomic window of Pirellula staleyi DSM 6068:
- a CDS encoding tyrosine-type recombinase/integrase has translation MQKLEINETRAKRPTKLPVMLTVEEVRRVLPEIPLQPFRLMARLIYGAGLRLMEACRLRVQDVDFDRLQLMMRDGKGEKDRAVPLPGRLVEGLLRQLETVERRHELDLEAGAGWAWLP, from the coding sequence GTGCAGAAGCTGGAGATCAATGAGACACGCGCCAAACGCCCCACAAAGCTGCCGGTGATGCTGACCGTCGAAGAAGTGCGGCGGGTGCTGCCGGAGATTCCGCTGCAGCCCTTTCGCTTGATGGCGAGACTGATTTACGGAGCCGGATTGCGTTTGATGGAGGCGTGTCGGCTGCGGGTGCAAGATGTTGATTTCGATCGTCTGCAGCTGATGATGCGGGATGGCAAAGGGGAGAAGGATCGGGCGGTACCTCTGCCAGGGCGATTGGTGGAAGGGTTGCTTCGACAGCTGGAAACAGTAGAGAGGCGACACGAGCTCGATCTGGAGGCAGGTGCTGGCTGGGCCTGGTTACCCTAA